A single region of the Caballeronia insecticola genome encodes:
- a CDS encoding HAD family hydrolase → MRIETSFLFDLDGTLVDSVYQHVLAWKEALDAEGIELSVWRIHRKIGMSGGLFTNQLLRETHGEISADRVERLRQLHAEAYTRLRAQVCPLPGACELLDALTQAGTRWAIATSGRMETAQVNLEALGVDPSKQVVVTRDQVKYAKPDPDLFLAAAARLNVPIENTVVVGDSIWDMLAARRCRSLGVGLLSGGYGSDELERSGALRVYEDPADLLLHLDEVAARP, encoded by the coding sequence ATGCGCATTGAAACGTCATTCCTGTTCGACCTCGACGGCACGCTCGTCGACAGTGTTTATCAGCACGTTCTGGCGTGGAAGGAAGCGCTCGACGCCGAAGGCATCGAATTGTCGGTGTGGCGCATTCACCGCAAGATCGGCATGAGCGGCGGACTCTTCACCAATCAGTTGCTGCGCGAGACGCATGGCGAGATCAGCGCGGACCGCGTCGAACGGCTGCGGCAACTGCATGCGGAGGCGTACACGCGGCTGCGCGCGCAGGTTTGTCCGCTGCCGGGCGCGTGCGAACTGCTCGATGCGCTGACGCAGGCCGGCACGCGCTGGGCGATTGCGACGAGCGGGCGCATGGAGACGGCGCAGGTCAATCTCGAAGCGTTGGGCGTCGATCCGTCGAAGCAAGTGGTCGTCACGCGCGATCAGGTGAAGTACGCGAAGCCCGATCCCGATCTGTTCCTTGCCGCCGCCGCCCGACTGAACGTGCCGATAGAAAATACGGTCGTTGTCGGCGACAGCATCTGGGACATGCTCGCAGCGCGCCGTTGCCGTTCGCTCGGCGTCGGCTTGCTGTCGGGCGGTTATGGCAGCGATGAACTCGAACGTTCCGGCGCGCTGCGCGTGTACGAAGATCCCGCCGATCTTTTGCTCCATCTCGACGAAGTGGCCGCACGCCCATGA
- a CDS encoding aldose epimerase family protein — MTVHATIDMRAWGDARLYTLRNASDMRIDISDLGATLVSWHAPDRNGRIADVLLGHDTPEDYRHGRAFMGAIIGRWANRIRDARFTIDGVAHEVERNEGANHLHGGSAGFHRQMWRVHEADGALVMTLTSPAGASGFAGNLDVTVRYALSDDGTLSIDYEARTDAPTPVNLTNHAYFNLSGQPGAQANIRDHEIAIAADSYFAIDASSIPVARENVARSVFDLRTPRSIGVGLDASHEQLALAGGFDHCYALNDDRADEPRTVAVLFDPSSGRELSVATDARGLQFYSGNYLEGVPARDGSSYRKHAGLCLEAGGFPNEINMDSAHAVLRPGEIYRQRTRYTLRVR, encoded by the coding sequence ATGACCGTACACGCCACTATCGACATGCGCGCGTGGGGCGATGCGCGTCTTTACACCTTGCGCAATGCATCGGACATGCGCATCGATATCAGCGATCTGGGCGCGACGCTCGTTTCATGGCACGCGCCCGATCGCAACGGACGCATAGCCGATGTCCTGCTCGGCCACGATACGCCCGAAGACTATCGACATGGCCGCGCGTTCATGGGTGCGATCATCGGGCGTTGGGCCAATCGTATTCGCGATGCGCGCTTCACGATCGATGGCGTCGCGCATGAAGTCGAACGCAACGAAGGCGCGAATCATCTGCATGGCGGATCGGCGGGGTTTCATCGGCAGATGTGGCGCGTGCATGAAGCCGATGGCGCGCTGGTGATGACGCTGACATCGCCCGCGGGCGCGTCAGGTTTTGCGGGCAATCTGGATGTGACCGTGCGCTATGCGTTGAGCGACGACGGCACGCTATCCATCGACTACGAAGCGCGCACCGATGCGCCCACGCCCGTCAATCTGACGAACCACGCGTATTTCAATCTGAGCGGCCAACCAGGCGCGCAGGCGAACATTCGCGATCATGAAATCGCGATTGCGGCTGACAGTTACTTCGCGATCGATGCAAGCTCGATTCCCGTCGCGCGCGAAAACGTGGCGCGCAGCGTCTTCGATCTGCGCACGCCGCGTTCGATCGGCGTGGGTCTCGATGCATCGCACGAACAACTCGCGCTCGCGGGTGGCTTCGATCATTGCTATGCATTGAACGATGATCGCGCCGATGAACCGCGCACGGTCGCCGTGCTGTTCGATCCGTCGAGTGGACGCGAACTGAGCGTCGCCACCGATGCGCGCGGCTTGCAGTTCTATTCGGGGAATTATCTGGAAGGCGTGCCCGCGCGCGATGGATCGAGCTATCGCAAACATGCGGGCTTGTGTCTCGAAGCAGGCGGCTTTCCGAACGAGATCAACATGGACAGCGCGCACGCCGTTCTGCGTCCCGGCGAGATTTATCGTCAGCGCACGCGCTATACGCTGCGCGTGCGCTGA
- a CDS encoding porin — MKIITSRAFAGIGASLIALACQSAFAQSSVTLYGVADVSVRYLTNANANNDGKLFMTNGAITNSRIGFKGSEDLGGGLKAIFQLESGVELENGQYSDSARAFNRAAFVGLSSRYGTLTLGRQKTPLFDMLGDTYDPLTVGNYFENAWLPVALGAGLYADNAVKYNGTFAGLTLGAMYSFGTNYTATGAGGFSGQVPGHLGAGNMYGFTASYALGALAIGGGYQQNSDNANNKQKIWNANVVYTIGQAKLYAGYLHSTDDTGFVDSILQQRGLVSGTDILKGSGRRDDGPFAGITYQVTPALLLTGAFYYDHMKNAAIGGGATGSGNRYTGVALAEYALSKRTEVYGTVDFNKVTGAAEVELPGRSNQTGVSLGLRTIF; from the coding sequence ATGAAAATCATCACATCGCGTGCCTTCGCAGGCATCGGCGCATCGCTCATCGCACTTGCCTGTCAATCCGCGTTCGCGCAAAGCTCGGTCACGCTGTACGGCGTCGCCGACGTGAGCGTGCGCTATCTGACCAACGCCAACGCCAATAACGACGGCAAGCTGTTCATGACCAACGGCGCCATTACCAACAGCCGTATCGGTTTTAAGGGCAGCGAAGATCTGGGCGGCGGCCTCAAGGCGATCTTCCAGTTGGAAAGCGGCGTCGAACTGGAAAACGGCCAGTACTCCGACAGCGCGCGCGCCTTCAACCGCGCGGCATTCGTCGGCTTGTCGAGCCGATATGGCACGCTCACGCTCGGCCGTCAGAAGACGCCGCTGTTCGACATGCTCGGCGACACTTATGATCCGCTTACCGTCGGCAATTACTTCGAGAACGCGTGGCTGCCGGTGGCATTGGGCGCGGGTCTCTATGCGGACAACGCGGTGAAATACAACGGCACGTTCGCGGGCCTGACGCTCGGGGCGATGTACTCGTTCGGTACGAACTACACGGCGACGGGCGCGGGCGGCTTCTCGGGTCAGGTGCCGGGCCACCTCGGCGCGGGCAACATGTACGGCTTCACGGCATCGTATGCGCTGGGCGCGCTCGCTATCGGCGGCGGCTATCAGCAGAACAGCGACAACGCGAACAACAAGCAGAAGATCTGGAACGCCAACGTCGTCTATACGATCGGCCAGGCGAAGCTGTACGCGGGCTATCTGCATTCGACCGACGACACCGGCTTCGTCGACAGCATCCTGCAACAGCGCGGCCTCGTGTCCGGCACGGATATCCTGAAGGGCTCGGGCCGCCGCGACGACGGTCCGTTCGCAGGCATCACGTATCAGGTCACGCCCGCGCTGCTGCTGACCGGCGCGTTCTACTACGACCACATGAAGAACGCGGCCATCGGCGGCGGCGCGACCGGCAGCGGCAATCGCTATACGGGCGTGGCGCTGGCGGAATACGCGCTGTCGAAGCGCACTGAAGTGTATGGCACGGTGGACTTCAACAAAGTGACCGGCGCGGCCGAAGTCGAACTGCCCGGCCGCTCGAATCAGACGGGCGTATCGCTCGGCTTGCGCACCATCTTCTGA